In one window of Drosophila innubila isolate TH190305 chromosome 2L unlocalized genomic scaffold, UK_Dinn_1.0 4_B_2L, whole genome shotgun sequence DNA:
- the LOC117779474 gene encoding pre-mRNA-splicing factor CWC22 homolog isoform X2: MPDSEPDSDSSNSSRSSNSSSSDSTSSGSGSASDAGSSSRPSEKEEATLERKSDESEATVKEATSNDTDEKKPSDADAKDEQQKQLQKPVDNNKKTASSAADTSELKEEAANAEKSVEREKEEVKKVEESNSVENKTQAELAEQEQPKKQQKDEQEQEQESTPVTTNGNVAPDATDAPVLAVNSPSNVEEGEITDEDDAAEESAAATGEETAANKDSKKEKEVKSPTEELTTKPPKIASEVRRRSHSRDEEKSRQRRRHSSRSRSRSRSPRNRRRRRTHTRSPRSRSVSPIRRRSSSLERRRVEREKRHEERAKQDEERQREREKRHQHRRRDEPPRKDREASPKTTSPAAENADNATVSEPTAKISERQRRTVDLLTSRTGGAYIPPAKLRMMQAEITDKASAAYQRIAWEALKKSIHGYINKVNVTNIAIITRELLRENIVRGRGLLCRSIIQAQAASPTFTHVYAALVAIINSKFPNIGELLLKRLVVQFRRAFRRNDKMVCMSATRFIGHLVNQRVAHEILALEMLTLLVEMPTDDSVEVAISFLKECGMKLTEVSSKGIGAIFEMLRNILHEGKLDRRVQYMIEVLFQVRKDGFKDHPAIVDDLELVEEDDQFTHLMMLDEATETEDILNAFKFDEDFAENEDKYKALSCEILGSDASGSGSGSSGSGSDSGSDSDGESGSGAEADAEKTTAGDIIDNTETNLIALRRTIYLTINSSLDYEECAHKLMKMQLKPGQEVELCHMFLDCCAEQRTYEKFYGLLAQRFCSINKIYIPPFEEIFKDTYQTTHRLDTNRLRNVSKFFAHLLFTDAISWDVLECIQLNEDDTTSSSRIFIKILFQELAEYMGLGKLNAKLKEDVLLDSLAGLFPKDNPRNTRFSINFFTSIGLGGLTDDLRRFLKNAPKAVPAINAEILASGNPFKDPSAADAAPDAKSSSSSSSSSSSSEEDNSSDEDSDSESSSSSESSEPARKKHSKKKKKPKKQRKAKKSKDKKKEKKSDKEKKKSDKEKEKEKKKAAEKKSKHKRKREESSSSSSSSSDEDSDGTCSSSGSSSSNSSDSDVPEPQAKIQRKENNNNSNTHKTKSRSKRLESDEFNLEGPIGSPPKRQQHNGHGGQGENERRREATPDERQLDREREREKERGRERERERRGRRAEHDDGRSKRGRESERENVRENERDKGRENQRDKGRDRDRDGEREKERDRDRERVRNRDREREREKERERERDRERNRERDSRNNARRERERRDSPRRHHHHRRSVSKERG, encoded by the exons ATGCCGGACAGCGAACCTGATAGCGACTCGAGCAACAGCTCCAGaagtagcaacagcagcagcagcgattCCACAAGCAGCGGCTCCGGCAGCGCCAGCGACGCAGGCAGCAGCAGTCGGCCAAGTGAGAAAGAAGAAGCGACTTTGGAGCGGAAGTCGGATGAGAGTGAAGCAACTGTTAAAGAAGCGACAAGTAACGATACAGATGAGAAGAAACCAAGTGATGCAGATGCGAAAGAtgagcagcaaaagcagctgcaaaaaccagttgacaacaacaaaaaaaccgCAAGCAGCGCTGCTGACACGTCTGAGCTGAAAGAAGAAGCAGCCAATGCGGAAAAATCGGTTGAAAGGGAAAAGGAGGAGGTGAAGAAGGTTGAAGAGAGCAATTCggttgaaaacaaaacacaagcAGAGCTGGCAGAACAGGAACAGCCTAAGAAGCAACAGAAAGATGAACAGGAGCAAGAGCAGGAGTCAACGCCAGTGACCACAAATGGCAATGTAGCCCCAGATGCGACAGATGCGCCAGTTCTTGCTGTCAACTCACCAAGTAACGTGGAGGAAGGCGAAATTACCGAT GAAGACGATGCTGCAGAggaatcagcagcagcaacaggagaaGAAACTGCCGCTAACAAGGACAgcaagaaggagaaggaggtcAAGTCGCCGACTGAGGAATTAACCACTAAACCACCGAAAATTGCCAGCGAGGTGCGACGACGCAGTCACAGTCGCGATGAGGAGAAGTCACGACAACGACGTCGTCATTCCAGCCGCAGTCGGAGTCGCAGTCGTTCACCGCGCAATCGGCGACGTCGACGGACGCACACACGTAGTCCACGTAGCCGTAGTGTGAGTCCAATACGAAGGCGTTCCAGTTCACTGGAGCGAAGACGCGTGGAGCGTGAGAAGCGGCATGAAGAGCGTGCCAAGCAGGATGAGGAGAGACAACGGGAGCGGGAAAAGCGTCATCAGCACCGGCGACGTGATGAGCCCCCAAGGAAGGATCGAGAGGCGAGTCCAAAGACCACTTCGCCCGCCGCTGAGAACGCTGACAACGCCACAGTCAGCGAGCCGACGGCAAAGATCAGCGAACGACAGCGGCGCACTGTGGATTTGCTCACATCTCGCACTGGCGGTGCCTACATACCTCCAGCCAAGCTGCGGATGATGCAGGCCGAGATCACGGACAAGGCATCGGCGGCGTATCAGCGCATCGCTTGGGAGGCACTCAAAAAGTCTATACATGGTTACATCAACAAGGTGAACGTGACGAATATTGCGATCATCACCAGAGAACTGCTCCGGGAGAACATTGTGCGTGGTCGTGGTTTACTTTGTCGCAGCATCATCCAAGCCCAGGCAGCTTCTCCCACATTCACACATGTCTACGCCGCCCTCGTGGCCATCATCAACTCCAAGTTTCCCAATATTGGTGAGCTGCTGCTCAAGCGTTTGGTCGTCCAATTTAGACGCGCTTTTCGACGAAATGACAAGATGGTCTGCATGTCGGCAACTCGCTTCATTGGCCACTTGGTTAATCAGCGAGTGGCACATGAAATATTGGCACTGGAGATGCTCACGCTGCTCGTTGAGATGCCCACCGATGATTCCGTTGAGGTggccatttcatttttaaaagaatgCGGCATGAAGCTCACGGAGGTCTCCTCCAAGGGCATTGGTGCCATCTTTGAGATGCTGCGCAATATTCTGCATGAGGGAAAACTGGACAGACGCGTGCAGTACATGATTGAGGTGCTGTTCCAGGTGCGCAAGGATGGATTTAAGGATCATCCGGCCATTGTCGATGATCTGGAGCTCGTTGAGGAAGATGATCAATTTACGCATCTCATGATGCTGGACGAGGCCACCGAAACTGAGGACATACTAA ATGCCTTTAAATTTGATGAGGACTTTGCGGAGAATGAAGATAAATACAAGGCGCTGAGCTGTGAGATTTTGGGCAGCGATGCCAGTGGTTCCGGCAGTGGCTCCTCTGGCTCTGGTTCGGATTCAGGCAGCGATTCAGATGGCGAATCTGGCTCGGGAGCAGAGGCGGATGCTGAGAAGACAACGGCTGGAGATATTATAGACAACACGGAGACGAATCTGATTGCACTGCGTCGCACCATTTATCTGACCATAAATTCAAGTTTGGACTATGAGGAGTGTGCCCACAAGCTGATGAAGATGCAACTGAAGCCGGGCCAGGAGGTGGAACTCTGTCACATGTTCCTCGACTGCTGTGCCGAGCAGCGTACCTATGAGAAGTTCTATGGCCTGTTGGCGCAACGTTTCTGTAGCATTAATAAGATCTATATTCCGCCGTTTGAGGAGATATTTAAGGACACGTATCAGACGACGCATCGCCTGGACACGAATCGCTTGCGTAATGTGAGCAAATTCTTTGCTCACTTGCTTTTTACGGATGCGATCAGCTGGGATGTGTTGGAGTGCATTCAACTGAATGAGGATGATACGACGTCATCCAGTCGCATATTCATCAAGATATTGTTCCAGGAGTTGGCTGAATATATGGGATTGGGCAAGCTGAATGCCAAGCTCAAGGAGGATGTGCTGCTGGACAGTCTGGCCGGGTTGTTTCCCAAGGATAATCCTAGAAATACACGCTTCTCCATTAACTTTTTCACCTCCATCGGCTTGGGTGGCCTGACGGATGATTTGAGACGCTTCTTGAAGAATGCGCCCAAAGCGGTGCCAGCCATTAATGCTGAGATCCTGGCCAGTGGCAATCCCTTCAAGGATCCCTCAGCCGCGGACGCAGCACCCGACGCGAAATCATCTTCCTcatccagcagcagcagctccagcaGCGAAGAGGACAACAGCAGCGATGAGGATAGCGACAGTGAGTCGAGTTCCAGCTCCGAGTCCAGCGAACCGGCGCGTAAAAAGCACagcaagaaaaagaagaagcccAAAAAGCAGCGCAAGGCCAAAAAGTCCAAGGACAAGAAGAAGGAAAAGAAGTCCGACAAGGAGAAAAAGAAGTCCGATAAGGAGAAGGAAAAGGAGAAGAAAAAGGCAGCTGAAAAGAAATCGAAACACAAGCGTAAACGTGAGGAGAGCAGCagctccagcagcagcagcagcgatgaGGACAGCGACGGCACCTGCTCCTCCTCCGGCTCATcctccagcaacagcagcgacagcgatgTTCCCGAGCCACAGGCCAAAATCCAACGCaaggagaacaacaacaacagcaacacccacaaaacaaaatcgagAAGCAAACGTCTAGAGAGCGATGAGTTTAATCTGGAAGGTCCCATTGGATCACCACCTAAGCGTCAGCAGCATAATGGACATGGCGGCCAGGGAGAAAATGAGCGCAGACGGGAGGCAACTCCTGATGAAAGGCAGCTGGACCGGGAGCGAGAGCGGGAGAAGGAGAGGGGACGTGAGCGAGAGCGAGAACGTCGTGGACGACGTGCCGAGCATGATGACGGACGCAGCAAACGTGGGCGGGAAAGTGAACGTGAGAATGTACGGGAAAATGAACGTGACAAAGGCAGAGAAAATCAACGTGACAAAGGAAGGGACAGAGATCGCGACGGAGAAAGGGAGAAAGAGCGCGATCGGGATAGGGAAAGGGTACGCAACAGAGATAGGGAAAGGGAGCGGGAAAAGGAACGTGAACGAGAGCGTGACCGGGAGAGGAATCGTGAACGCGACTCACGAAATAACGCGCGAAGGGAGCGAGAACGACGCGATTCTCcacgtcgtcatcatcatcataggCGCAGCGTGTCCAAGGAGCGAGGTTGA
- the LOC117779474 gene encoding pre-mRNA-splicing factor CWC22 homolog isoform X1: MPDSEPDSDSSNSSRSSNSSSSDSTSSGSGSASDAGSSSRPSEKEEATLERKSDESEATVKEATSNDTDEKKPSDADAKDEQQKQLQKPVDNNKKTASSAADTSELKEEAANAEKSVEREKEEVKKVEESNSVENKTQAELAEQEQPKKQQKDEQEQEQESTPVTTNGNVAPDATDAPVLAVNSPSNVEEGEITDKEDDAAEESAAATGEETAANKDSKKEKEVKSPTEELTTKPPKIASEVRRRSHSRDEEKSRQRRRHSSRSRSRSRSPRNRRRRRTHTRSPRSRSVSPIRRRSSSLERRRVEREKRHEERAKQDEERQREREKRHQHRRRDEPPRKDREASPKTTSPAAENADNATVSEPTAKISERQRRTVDLLTSRTGGAYIPPAKLRMMQAEITDKASAAYQRIAWEALKKSIHGYINKVNVTNIAIITRELLRENIVRGRGLLCRSIIQAQAASPTFTHVYAALVAIINSKFPNIGELLLKRLVVQFRRAFRRNDKMVCMSATRFIGHLVNQRVAHEILALEMLTLLVEMPTDDSVEVAISFLKECGMKLTEVSSKGIGAIFEMLRNILHEGKLDRRVQYMIEVLFQVRKDGFKDHPAIVDDLELVEEDDQFTHLMMLDEATETEDILNAFKFDEDFAENEDKYKALSCEILGSDASGSGSGSSGSGSDSGSDSDGESGSGAEADAEKTTAGDIIDNTETNLIALRRTIYLTINSSLDYEECAHKLMKMQLKPGQEVELCHMFLDCCAEQRTYEKFYGLLAQRFCSINKIYIPPFEEIFKDTYQTTHRLDTNRLRNVSKFFAHLLFTDAISWDVLECIQLNEDDTTSSSRIFIKILFQELAEYMGLGKLNAKLKEDVLLDSLAGLFPKDNPRNTRFSINFFTSIGLGGLTDDLRRFLKNAPKAVPAINAEILASGNPFKDPSAADAAPDAKSSSSSSSSSSSSEEDNSSDEDSDSESSSSSESSEPARKKHSKKKKKPKKQRKAKKSKDKKKEKKSDKEKKKSDKEKEKEKKKAAEKKSKHKRKREESSSSSSSSSDEDSDGTCSSSGSSSSNSSDSDVPEPQAKIQRKENNNNSNTHKTKSRSKRLESDEFNLEGPIGSPPKRQQHNGHGGQGENERRREATPDERQLDREREREKERGRERERERRGRRAEHDDGRSKRGRESERENVRENERDKGRENQRDKGRDRDRDGEREKERDRDRERVRNRDREREREKERERERDRERNRERDSRNNARRERERRDSPRRHHHHRRSVSKERG, encoded by the exons ATGCCGGACAGCGAACCTGATAGCGACTCGAGCAACAGCTCCAGaagtagcaacagcagcagcagcgattCCACAAGCAGCGGCTCCGGCAGCGCCAGCGACGCAGGCAGCAGCAGTCGGCCAAGTGAGAAAGAAGAAGCGACTTTGGAGCGGAAGTCGGATGAGAGTGAAGCAACTGTTAAAGAAGCGACAAGTAACGATACAGATGAGAAGAAACCAAGTGATGCAGATGCGAAAGAtgagcagcaaaagcagctgcaaaaaccagttgacaacaacaaaaaaaccgCAAGCAGCGCTGCTGACACGTCTGAGCTGAAAGAAGAAGCAGCCAATGCGGAAAAATCGGTTGAAAGGGAAAAGGAGGAGGTGAAGAAGGTTGAAGAGAGCAATTCggttgaaaacaaaacacaagcAGAGCTGGCAGAACAGGAACAGCCTAAGAAGCAACAGAAAGATGAACAGGAGCAAGAGCAGGAGTCAACGCCAGTGACCACAAATGGCAATGTAGCCCCAGATGCGACAGATGCGCCAGTTCTTGCTGTCAACTCACCAAGTAACGTGGAGGAAGGCGAAATTACCGAT AAGGAAGACGATGCTGCAGAggaatcagcagcagcaacaggagaaGAAACTGCCGCTAACAAGGACAgcaagaaggagaaggaggtcAAGTCGCCGACTGAGGAATTAACCACTAAACCACCGAAAATTGCCAGCGAGGTGCGACGACGCAGTCACAGTCGCGATGAGGAGAAGTCACGACAACGACGTCGTCATTCCAGCCGCAGTCGGAGTCGCAGTCGTTCACCGCGCAATCGGCGACGTCGACGGACGCACACACGTAGTCCACGTAGCCGTAGTGTGAGTCCAATACGAAGGCGTTCCAGTTCACTGGAGCGAAGACGCGTGGAGCGTGAGAAGCGGCATGAAGAGCGTGCCAAGCAGGATGAGGAGAGACAACGGGAGCGGGAAAAGCGTCATCAGCACCGGCGACGTGATGAGCCCCCAAGGAAGGATCGAGAGGCGAGTCCAAAGACCACTTCGCCCGCCGCTGAGAACGCTGACAACGCCACAGTCAGCGAGCCGACGGCAAAGATCAGCGAACGACAGCGGCGCACTGTGGATTTGCTCACATCTCGCACTGGCGGTGCCTACATACCTCCAGCCAAGCTGCGGATGATGCAGGCCGAGATCACGGACAAGGCATCGGCGGCGTATCAGCGCATCGCTTGGGAGGCACTCAAAAAGTCTATACATGGTTACATCAACAAGGTGAACGTGACGAATATTGCGATCATCACCAGAGAACTGCTCCGGGAGAACATTGTGCGTGGTCGTGGTTTACTTTGTCGCAGCATCATCCAAGCCCAGGCAGCTTCTCCCACATTCACACATGTCTACGCCGCCCTCGTGGCCATCATCAACTCCAAGTTTCCCAATATTGGTGAGCTGCTGCTCAAGCGTTTGGTCGTCCAATTTAGACGCGCTTTTCGACGAAATGACAAGATGGTCTGCATGTCGGCAACTCGCTTCATTGGCCACTTGGTTAATCAGCGAGTGGCACATGAAATATTGGCACTGGAGATGCTCACGCTGCTCGTTGAGATGCCCACCGATGATTCCGTTGAGGTggccatttcatttttaaaagaatgCGGCATGAAGCTCACGGAGGTCTCCTCCAAGGGCATTGGTGCCATCTTTGAGATGCTGCGCAATATTCTGCATGAGGGAAAACTGGACAGACGCGTGCAGTACATGATTGAGGTGCTGTTCCAGGTGCGCAAGGATGGATTTAAGGATCATCCGGCCATTGTCGATGATCTGGAGCTCGTTGAGGAAGATGATCAATTTACGCATCTCATGATGCTGGACGAGGCCACCGAAACTGAGGACATACTAA ATGCCTTTAAATTTGATGAGGACTTTGCGGAGAATGAAGATAAATACAAGGCGCTGAGCTGTGAGATTTTGGGCAGCGATGCCAGTGGTTCCGGCAGTGGCTCCTCTGGCTCTGGTTCGGATTCAGGCAGCGATTCAGATGGCGAATCTGGCTCGGGAGCAGAGGCGGATGCTGAGAAGACAACGGCTGGAGATATTATAGACAACACGGAGACGAATCTGATTGCACTGCGTCGCACCATTTATCTGACCATAAATTCAAGTTTGGACTATGAGGAGTGTGCCCACAAGCTGATGAAGATGCAACTGAAGCCGGGCCAGGAGGTGGAACTCTGTCACATGTTCCTCGACTGCTGTGCCGAGCAGCGTACCTATGAGAAGTTCTATGGCCTGTTGGCGCAACGTTTCTGTAGCATTAATAAGATCTATATTCCGCCGTTTGAGGAGATATTTAAGGACACGTATCAGACGACGCATCGCCTGGACACGAATCGCTTGCGTAATGTGAGCAAATTCTTTGCTCACTTGCTTTTTACGGATGCGATCAGCTGGGATGTGTTGGAGTGCATTCAACTGAATGAGGATGATACGACGTCATCCAGTCGCATATTCATCAAGATATTGTTCCAGGAGTTGGCTGAATATATGGGATTGGGCAAGCTGAATGCCAAGCTCAAGGAGGATGTGCTGCTGGACAGTCTGGCCGGGTTGTTTCCCAAGGATAATCCTAGAAATACACGCTTCTCCATTAACTTTTTCACCTCCATCGGCTTGGGTGGCCTGACGGATGATTTGAGACGCTTCTTGAAGAATGCGCCCAAAGCGGTGCCAGCCATTAATGCTGAGATCCTGGCCAGTGGCAATCCCTTCAAGGATCCCTCAGCCGCGGACGCAGCACCCGACGCGAAATCATCTTCCTcatccagcagcagcagctccagcaGCGAAGAGGACAACAGCAGCGATGAGGATAGCGACAGTGAGTCGAGTTCCAGCTCCGAGTCCAGCGAACCGGCGCGTAAAAAGCACagcaagaaaaagaagaagcccAAAAAGCAGCGCAAGGCCAAAAAGTCCAAGGACAAGAAGAAGGAAAAGAAGTCCGACAAGGAGAAAAAGAAGTCCGATAAGGAGAAGGAAAAGGAGAAGAAAAAGGCAGCTGAAAAGAAATCGAAACACAAGCGTAAACGTGAGGAGAGCAGCagctccagcagcagcagcagcgatgaGGACAGCGACGGCACCTGCTCCTCCTCCGGCTCATcctccagcaacagcagcgacagcgatgTTCCCGAGCCACAGGCCAAAATCCAACGCaaggagaacaacaacaacagcaacacccacaaaacaaaatcgagAAGCAAACGTCTAGAGAGCGATGAGTTTAATCTGGAAGGTCCCATTGGATCACCACCTAAGCGTCAGCAGCATAATGGACATGGCGGCCAGGGAGAAAATGAGCGCAGACGGGAGGCAACTCCTGATGAAAGGCAGCTGGACCGGGAGCGAGAGCGGGAGAAGGAGAGGGGACGTGAGCGAGAGCGAGAACGTCGTGGACGACGTGCCGAGCATGATGACGGACGCAGCAAACGTGGGCGGGAAAGTGAACGTGAGAATGTACGGGAAAATGAACGTGACAAAGGCAGAGAAAATCAACGTGACAAAGGAAGGGACAGAGATCGCGACGGAGAAAGGGAGAAAGAGCGCGATCGGGATAGGGAAAGGGTACGCAACAGAGATAGGGAAAGGGAGCGGGAAAAGGAACGTGAACGAGAGCGTGACCGGGAGAGGAATCGTGAACGCGACTCACGAAATAACGCGCGAAGGGAGCGAGAACGACGCGATTCTCcacgtcgtcatcatcatcataggCGCAGCGTGTCCAAGGAGCGAGGTTGA
- the LOC117779475 gene encoding spermatogenesis-associated protein 5-like protein 1, translating into MCSNLLILPLSLLDKSELETQRCYIPDNHEEKVKKGWCRCVLEDGSYSICRVSQRAGSETCCFLDNLVTSPGFTANNQRLSRFECLTLSADIEKVSCIVTITEQLLQRPQLSLEDLREDVRIFLRYLKLVQGCQVQHARLLALGISSIEICGQVPGLRETNCFELKPETKLHIEDVRLATPTALPRLKHYHSHGFEAPLQALENLLSSVNKEQLRGLPLNALLVGAVGSGKSSLLAEFLRLHSCNCFYITASHVLRSYPGETEQQLRTIFQSAHTFKERLRPKLPIVILLEDLELFCPASSSSTDTKNSGNALRISAQLYRLIDELPQRSRGILCLASSSSPDAVDSQARRAGRFGHEVSIEMSTEEQRRQFFAALWRDEQPQSEHLTPTLLDYVAQHTQGYVVGDLTLLLRQLQQKMLSRSSSSDDFESLLRQTLLQCQPSASRSTDVRVLKMTTGFEMIGGMESLKRTLQVAVLAALQHSEAHARFGLSLPRGVLLYGPPGCAKTTIAKCLAKEAHMTFIATSAAEVYSPYVGCAERFITQIFNTARKNAPCLIFLDEIDSLVGRRTVGNGTGGGSSVQLRILSTLLTEMDGIVSAGGQQQHILVVAATNRPDMIDDALLRPGRFDKLIHVPVPDLKSRLALLQLHGTRMPFDVNLQLEKIAERTERFSGADLCNLCNEAAIEAFQRDFNASQIELQDFDTVLARLKSSLSQNQIDSYYKFASRYL; encoded by the coding sequence ATGTGCTCCAATTTGTTGATATTGCCGCTCAGCCTGCTGGATAAGAGTGAGCTTGAAACCCAACGTTGTTATATCCCCGACAATCATGAGGAGAAAGTCAAGAAAGGGTGGTGCAGGTGTGTCTTGGAGGATGGCAGCTACTCCATTTGTCGTGTTTCACAACGCGCGGGAAGTGAAACCTGTTGCTTCCTGGACAATCTTGTGACCTCGCCGGGATTTACAGCCAACAATCAGCGTTTAAGTCGCTTTGAATGCCTCACATTGAGCGCTGACATTGAGAAAGTTTCTTGCATTGTAACCATCACTGAGCAGCTGCTCCAGCGTCCACAACTCTCTTTGGAGGATCTGCGCGAGGATGTGCGCATCTTTCTGAGGTACCTGAAGCTGGTCCAGGGCTGTCAGGTGCAGCATGCTCGCCTCCTGGCACTGGGCATATCCAGCATCGAAATATGTGGTCAGGTACCTGGATTGAGAGAAACCAATTGCTTTGAGCTGAAACCCGAGACGAAGCTGCACATTGAGGATGTGCGTCTGGCGACACCCACAGCATTACCCAGGCTTAAGCACTACCATTCACATGGCTTTGAGGCACCTCTGCAGGCACTGGAGAATCTACTGAGTAGCGTCAATAAGGAACAGCTACGTGGCTTGCCTTTGAATGCTCTCCTTGTGGGCGCTGTGGGATCCGGCAAGAGTTCTCTTCTGGCCGAGTTCCTGCGTCTGCACAGTTGCAATTGCTTCTACATCACAGCCTCCCATGTGTTGCGCTCCTATCCCGGCGAAACGGAGCAGCAGCTGAGAACGATATTTCAATCGGCGCACACATTTAAAGAGCGACTGCGTCCAAAGTTACCAATTGTTATATTGCTGGAGGATCTGGAACTCTTCTGTCCAGCGTCATCGTCTTCTACCGACACCAAGAACTCTGGCAATGCATTGCGCATCTCGGCACAGCTCTACAGGCTCATTGATGAGCTGCCTCAACGCAGCAGAGGAATCCTGTGCCTGGCCAGCAGCAGTTCCCCCGATGCCGTTGATAGTCAAGCCCGTCGTGCTGGACGCTTTGGTCATGAAGTGAGCATAGAGATGTCCACGGAGGAACAACGTCGCCAATTCTTTGCTGCACTCTGGAGGGATGAGCAACCGCAGTCAGAGCATCTGACGCCGACATTGTTGGACTACGTCGCCCAACACACGCAGGGCTATGTTGTGGGCGATCTCACGTTGCTTTTACGCCAGCTGCAACAGAAGATGCTGAGTCGCAGTTCATCCTCTGATGATTTCGAGTCCCTTCTCCGCCAGACGCTGCTGCAGTGCCAACCAAGCGCCTCCCGCTCCACCGATGTGCGCGTCCTGAAGATGACAACAGGATTTGAGATGATTGGTGGCATGGAGTCACTGAAGCGCACGTTGCAAGTGGCCGTTTTGGCTGCACTGCAGCATAGTGAGGCGCATGCACGTTTCGGCTTGAGTCTGCCCCGAGGTGTGCTGCTTTATGGACCACCTGGCTGTGCCAAGACGACCATTGCCAAGTGCCTGGCCAAGGAGGCACACATGACATTCATTGCCACATCCGCAGCTGAGGTTTATTCCCCTTACGTCGGCTGTGCCGAGCGCTTTATAACACAGATCTTCAATACAGCGCGGAAGAACGCACCTTGTCTGATATTTCTGGACGAGATTGACTCGCTTGTGGGTCGTCGTACAGTTGGCAATGGCACCGGAGGCGGTAGCAGTGTCCAGCTGCGTATACTCTCCACTTTGCTCACCGAGATGGATGGCATTGTCAGTGCTggaggacaacaacaacacatactCGTCGTGGCGGCCACCAATCGTCCAGATATGATTGATGATGCTCTCCTACGTCCTGGTCGCTTTGATAAACTTATACATGTGCCTGTACCGGACTTGAAATCCCGCCTGGCACTGTTGCAACTTCATGGCACTCGGATGCCCTTCGATGTCAATCTGCAGCTGGAGAAGATCGCCGAACGCACTGAACGCTTCTCTGGCGCCGATCTCTGCAACTTGTGCAACGAAGCAGCCATTGAGGCTTTCCAACGTGACTTCAATGCTAGCCAGATTGAGTTGCAGGACTTTGACACGGTCCTGGCCAGACTAAAGTCATCTTTAAGCCAAAACCAAATTGACAGCTACTATAAATTTGCCTCAAGATATTTGTAA